CCGCCCTCAAGGCGGCGGACATCGGCGTGGCCATGGGCATCACCGGCACCGACGTGGCCAAGGACGCGGCGGAGATGATCCTCACCGACGACAACTTCGCCTCCATCGTCAACGCCATCGAGGAGGGCCGTGCCGTCTACACCAATATCCGGCGTTTCGTCACCTACATCCTGGCCAGCAACATCCCGGAGATACTCCCCTTCCTCGTCTTCGTCATCTTCAAGGTACCCCTCCCCCTCACCGTCATGCAGATCCTCGCCGTGGACCTGGGCACCGACCTGCTCCCCGCCCTGGCCCTCGGCACCGAAAAACCGGAGCCGGGGATAATGGCCAAGCCCCCGCGGCCTCGCGACGAGAGACTGTTGAACACGAACCTGCTGGCACGTGCATACGGCTTTCTGGGCATGATCGAAGGGATCCTGAGCCTCGCGGCTTTCTTCTTCGTCTACCTGCTGGAGGGATGGCGGCCGGCCATGGGAATATCCGCCATGGCCGTCAGCGGCAGCGTCTACGTAATGGCCACCACCGCGTGCCACCATACCATCGTCACCACCCAGATAGGCAACGGCTTTGCGTGCCGGACCGAGCGGGAATCCATATTCAAGGTTGGCTTTTTCTCCAATACCTTCTACCTGTGGGGCATCCTGTCCGAGGTCATCATCCTCCTGGTCTTCGTGTACGTGCCGCCGTTCCCGAATTTCTTCGGGTTCGAGCCGGTGAGTGGATGGGTATGGCTGTTCATGTACGCATGCGCGCCGGCCTGCCTTGTCGCCGACGAGATCAGAAAAGCGATCATGCGGCGTTACGAGGCGGGAAAGGGCGGCACCACCGTTGATGTATCATTGGGGGAGGCGGCTTGATATGGGCTATCTGTCCGGGCGATGCGGTTGCTCGAGCTTATAGGGAGATGATGCGTTATGCACGTGGTGATCATGGGATGCGGCAGGGTCGGGTCCCGCCTGGCGCGGCGGCTGGAGCGGCAGGGGCACAGCGTCGGAGTCATCGATAAGGACCCGAGGGCTTTCCACCTGCTGGACGTGGACTTCAAGGGTATCAAGGTGGAGGGGATCGGATTCGACTCCGAAGCCATGGAGAAAGCGGGCATCCAGCGCGCCGACGTCTTCGTGGCCGTGAGCAGCGGTGACAACTCCAACTTCGTCTCCTGCAAGATCGCTAAAGACCACTACCGCGTGCCCAAGGTGCTGGCACGCATCTACGACCCGCGCCGTGCGCAGATCTACCGCCGTTCCGGCGTCCCCACCGTAGCGCCCGTAGCCTGGGCGACCAGCAAGATATCCGACCTCATCTTCCTCAAGCAGTCGTATTCCCGCGACACCTTCGGGAGCGGCGAAGTCGAGCTCATCGAGTTCGAACTGCCCGCCATGCTCGAAGGCAGGATGGTGCGGGAGTTCAAGATCTCCGGCGAGGTCCATATCGTCACCATCGAGAGGGAGGGCGGTGCGTTCATCCCCGTGTCCGGCACCACCCTGATGAAGGGCGATATCATCAACGCGCTGGTGCTGAGGTCCAGTATCCCCAAGTTCAAGAAGATGTTCTTCATGGACTAGAAAGCCAGGGAGGTTAAGAACATGAAGGCTTTGATCGTGGGAGGCGGGATGGTCGGGTCGTTCCTGGCCGACGTCCTCTCGCAGAAGAACCAGGTGACCCTGGTGGAAAAGGAGCCCGACAAGGTAGCCTCCCTCGCCGAGAGGCACAAGTCCGCGCGCATCGTCAACGAGGACGGTTGCGAACCCTGGGTGCTGGAGTTCGCCGGGGTGAGCGATGCCGACATCGTGCTGGCGGTCACCGGGGACGACGAGGATAACCTGGTGGTATCCTACCTCGCAAAATTCGAATACGAGGTGCCGCGCATCATCGCCAGGGTCAACAACCCCAGGAACCGATGGCTCTACAACAAGGAGTTCGGCGTGGACGTGGAGGTGAGCGCTCCCGATATCATCGCCACCATCGTGGAGGAGGAGACCTCCCTGGGGGAGATGATCACGGTCATGAAGCTGCAGTCCGGCGATATAGCGCTGGTGGAGATAACCGTGCCCGCGGACAGCCGCGCCGTGAACCACGCCCTCTCCGAGCTGGCTCTGCCCCCGGAGACCCTCATCGTCACCGTGGTCAGGGAGGACGCCATGCGCATCCCCACCGCGGATATGGTGCTCCAGAAGGGGGACAAGGTCCTGGCTATCACCAGCATGAACAACAAGACGGCCCTGGAGGCCCTCCTCGGCCACTGACCTCCAACCGTGTGCCCGCATGTCCTCAACCCGCGTGGAATACAGGCCGACAGAACCATAGGACGGATTCACCATAAGCCCTCGGAGGGCACGGACGGCAGGGAGCCACATGCGGAGGACGGAAAGGGCCGCGATCGTCGCGGCCGTGGTCTATATCCTGCTCGCGATAGCGATGGTTCTCAGCGCGGTGTTGCTGGTGAAGAGCGTGGCTATGTTCGCCGGCGGCATTCATACCGTGGTCAGGGCGGCCGCCTGTTTTCTGGTCTTCCTGGGCCTCAGGCTATCCCGGCGCCGCAGTGCCGATTTCCCCCTCGGCCTCTATAAACTGGAGAACCTGGTCGGCGTCATCGTGGGCCTTCTCATCCTCTTCGGCGCATACGAGGTGGCCAAGGAAGCCGTGGAGCTCATCGGGCCGGAGTCTGAAGCCATCTCCGATGTATGGATCCCCATCATGATCCTGGTTATCTGCGCAATGCTCGCCGGGATGCTGGCCTGGTATAAATGGCATGTCGGGAAGGGGGAGAACTCCCCCTCCCTCAAGGCGGAAGCCCGCCATTCCCTGGGCAGCATGTGCGCCTGCCTGCTCCTGGTGCTCGGATTGGGCATGGAGGAGGCCGGCGTCCCGGACATGGGCGCCGTGGTCGCCTTGCTGGTGGTGGCCCTGCTGGCCTGGTTCGGCGTGTCAATAGCCCTTGACGGCCTGAAAGTCCTCCTGGACGCCTCGGTGGAAAAAGAGGTCCTGGAGAAGGTGAGGTCCATCGCCGAAGGCGACGGCCGCATAAGCGAGGTGTACGAGGTGGAGGGGAGGAACTCCGGCAGCTTCCGCTTTATCGACCTGGACCTCGCCGTGGCTACCCACGACCTGAGGGAAGCGAACGCGGTCTCGCGGGAGTTGGAGGAGAGGATCCGCGAAGAGGTCGAGAACGTCGACCATATCACGGTGGAGTTCTCGCCCGAGACCACTCGCAGCCGCATATGCGCCGTTCCACTCGCGGACTCGGGGACAAGCCTGGCCGCTGACCTGTGGAAGGCGAAGAGGCTGGCCATCCTGGCCATCGACCCGGGCGGCGACAGGGTGGCTGCGAGGCGGACCCTCGCCATCCCCCACGAGAAGGACATGCCGGGCAGAGAGATACGCCTGGCGGCGTTCGTCGGCATGCAGGGGGTCGACGTTCTGCTCGAGGGCGGCGGGCGGCCCGGGGAAGCGCCGGCCGCGGACAGAGCTTCCATGCCATGTAACGGGCAGGAGACGGCCATGCGCGAGGCCCGGGACGTCCTCTCGGTATACGGCGTGGAGACCTTCCGGCTCACCGCGGCGATGACCCTGGACGACGCCGAGAAGGAGGCGCTCGAGCGCTTTTCCCTGGCCGCGCGGGAGGGCGGTGGATAGCATGCGCAAGACCGAAAAAGCGGCGCTGGTCTCCAGCCTGGCCTCGGCCGGAATGGCCGCGGCGATGCTCGCAGCCGGGTCAGTGTCGGGCAGCGTGGCCATCATCGCCATGGGTATAGACTCCACCGTGGATGTCTTTGCGTCCGCCGCGGTCTTTGCGGGCCTGCGCCTCTCGGAGCACCATACGCGCAGCTTCCCTGCCGGCCTGTACAAGCTCGAAAACCTTATCTCGGTGCTCATCGGGTTGATGATACTGTTCACATCGTATGAGCTGATCCGCGAATCCATCGACAAGATCTTCCGCAGCGGTGAGGAATTAGAGTCGGTCTGGCTGGTACTCCTGGTCATGGCGGCATCTACGGCGGTGACCCTGTTGGTGGCGAGATACAAGCGCCGCATAGGCAGGGAAGAGAACTCGCCCAGCCTGGTGGCGGACGCGGAGCGCTCGTGGGGAGACGTGATATCCGGGACCGCGGTGATGGTCGGGGTTAGCCTGGAGGCGCTGGGAGTGCCGGATATGGACGCTGTCGCCGGCCTGGTGGTGGCGCTCTATCTGGCTTGGGAAGGGATCCAGGTAGGCCTGGAGGGCTTGAGGGTACTTCTGGACGTCTCGGTGGAGAAAGACGTGCTGGAGCTGGCGCGGGAGGCGGCACAAGCGACCCCGGGGGTAAGGGAAGTGTACGATGTGCTGGGGCGCAACTCGGGCAGCTATCGCTTCCTGACCGTCTCGGTGGTGCCCACCTCCTACGATCTCCGTGCGACAGGCGAGGTCTCGGCCCGGGTCAGGGAGGCGGTCGAGGAGGCCGTCGAGAAGGTTGACCGCGTACAGGTGGAGTTCGTCGCGGAGATGGAGGGGCGAGCCCTCTGCGCCGTGCCCTTGCTGGACGACGGTGTGACCATCGCCGGGCGCCTCGAGGACGCGGTGTCCTTTGCCCTCCTCGAGCTGGATGAGGGGGACAAAGGGGTCCTGTCGCGCGATGTAACCCTCAACCCCTATGCCGATGATCCCGGGGGCGGGGGGGTGAAAACGGCGGCGTTCCTCTCCCTGCGCGGCGTGGATGCCCTGTTCACCAGGGATTCATTGCACGGCAGGGGGGCGGGATACGTCCTGGAGGAGAACGGCGTGATGCTGGTCGAGGACCCGGATGCGGGCGACCTCGCCGCCGCCGAGCGGGCGCTCCTTTCAGCCGTGACTGCAAACCGCGGCGGCGGCACGGGTCATGGCGCGGTACCGGGTGATGAAGGTGGGCGGGCCTAGACAGGCTGCAGGGCCAGGCGCGTTTCTCGTCCATCCGCGCGGCGGCGGAATCGCGCCAGGTCGGTGAAGGCCTCCAGGCGGGTGGCGACGCCCGCGCGGCCGGTCATCTCGTCTATGACCAGGGAGAGGACCGGTATGCCCAGGTCGCGCGAGACCTGGGGCAGGATGCTCTTGGCGATGGTCTCGGGCATGCAGGTGAAGGGCATGAGCTGCACCACGCCGTCAAACCCTAGGTCGTTATAGAGGACGGTATCCCCCACCGTGAACATGCCTTCCCCCCCCACCTTGTGGGTGAGGTAGGGCGCGGCCAGGCGCTCGGACCCGTGCTCGTGGTGCCCCAGCACCGGCCTCTCGCCGGAGGGACGCAGCCAGTCGGTGAGGTAGATGTTGCGCTCGACGAAGGCCCCCAGGTCGCCCAGCTGTTCCTCCACGTTGAGGTTGAAGAAGGGCTCCAGCACCAGGTAGAACTCGCCTACGATGCCGATCTTGATCTCCTCCCGCTCCACCCGTGGGACGGACTGCAGTAACGCGAACCCCTCCTCCTCCACCCCGGCGAGGGAGGCGTAGGAGTCCGTGTCCCACACCATCTCGTAGCAGCGCTTGAGGGCCGCGGTGGTCGCCCCCCGGTCGCGGTCCAGGTAGCGCTGGTGCAGCGCCTGGCGCTCCAGGCGGTCGATGAGGTGGGCCTTGGTGAGGGCGAACTTGAAGGCGCGGTAGAGCGAAGCCCAGGACCTGCCCTGCTTCAGGCGGTTGAGGTTGCGGATGGTCGCCGGTATGCGGGAGAGTTCGAACTCCAGGGGGACCATGGTGAACTCGTAGCCGGCTTCCTCGAGGATACGGCGCTGGGTCTCGGCATAGAACCCGAAACGGCAGGGGCCGCGCCCGGCCACCATGATCAGGGTGTCCGCCCCGTTCTCGATGGCCTCGATGAAGTTGCCCAGGGTGGTCTTGAGGGGGAAACAGGCGAACTCCGGTCCGTGGCGGGCTCCCAGCTCGAGGGTGCGCTGCGAATTGGGGGGCGGCAGTACATAGTCCACCCCCATCTCCTCGAAGAGGCTGCCCATGACGAACTCCAGGCTGCCCATGTGCGGCCAGCTTATCTTCATACCGCCACCGCCTCCCACGCCTCCTCAGACTGGCTCTTCTTGCGTCGCAGCATGTCCACGAAGGCCTCGATGCGGGTGAGGAAGCCTCCTTCCCCGGTATGTTCGTCCATGATCAGGGTGAGCATGGGCACTCCTCCCATGGCCTTGTTCTCCTGCTCGCAGAGGACGCGGATGATGGAATCGGGCCCGCAGGGAAAGGAGATCATGAAGATGATGCCGTCCACCAGCCGGTGCCTGGTGCAGGCGAGTATCGCCCCCGCTATCTCCTGCTCGTAGCTCCAGTAGATATCCTTGGGCAGGCGTTTGCATTCCTCGTCGCGGAGCTTCTCCGGCACCATGTCCGCGGTGACCACGTCAACGCCCATGGACCCAAGACGCTCGAGCAGGGACATGGTGGTAAAGGTGTCGTAGACGTTGTAATGGTGGCCGATGACCCCGACGCGCAACTCGCGCCCCTCGCACAGCAGGCGGTCCGCCTCTCCACGCAGCGCTCCCTTGTGGTCAAGGCCCAGGGTCAGCCGCTCCAGGTAGAGGCGGTGCTCCCGCCAGGCGGTCACTCCCGCCCCGATTATGCGCAGGGGGTCCACGGTGAACAGCCTTCCCAGGGCGTAGACGGCGCGGTAGTTGTGCCACAACCCCGACTGGAAGTCTATGGTCGGAGAGATGACCGGGACAGCGTCCCCCACCGCCACCCGCGCCAGGTCCGGGAGCCCCAGCATCTTGGGGCAGGTGTGGGTCCGCTTCTTCACGCTCACCAGTCGAGGCACGAACAGGGCGTCTACTTCACCTTTTAGCGCCAGGACGTGCCCGTAAAAGACCTTGACCGGCAGGCAGCTCTCGTTCTCCGCCTTGCTCACACCCGAGGTAAGGATAGAGCGGGTGGTCTCCCCCGACTCCACCACCTCCGCCCCCAGGGCGCGCAGGAAAGAATTCCACAAACGGCCATAGCGGTAATAGAGCAACCCGCCCGGGATGCCAACTCTCATTATTCTACCTGGTTCATCTGCTCATGCAGCGGCTTTGCGCAGGATAAGGTCCACCGCGTCCCCTACGGTCTCTATCTCCGCCGCGTCCTCGTCAGACACCTTGAATCCGAAGCGCTGCTCCATCTCCAGCAGCAGCTCCACCAGGTCCAGGGAATCGGCCTCCAGGTCATCCTCGAAGAGCGATCCCTCTTTGATCTCTTCCTCCGGCAGCTCCAGCGCTTCCGCCAGGGCTGCCCTTACCAATGCGAAAACCTCTTTACGGTCCATGTTCCCTCGCTGACACGACCGTCCGTCTACACGCCTACGGGCAGTGCCCTTCTCTGCAGCATATGCCTCCTTATAGCATATGCCGCCACCCCCACGAAAGGAAGCGCGGAGAATATGGCCACGTCGATTATGATCCGCCTGTGGCTATCCTCCCCTCCGACGCTCTCGCTGTCGAAGAGTTCCCGGGCACCCATGCTCTCGCAGAGTTCCTCCAGGTGCCGGGAGAATTCCGGCCCCGGCTCCAGGGGCTGGAGCGCGCTCCTGAGCGCGTTCACGGTATCCCGGTAGCGCCTGCCCCTGGCGCTCTTTTGCGTCCCGCTGCTCTCCATATCTTTCATCGCCCATCCTCCTTTTCGGAAAGGCCGCGGTGCAGGCTTATAAGGGAGCGGTGGATGAGCACCTTGACCGCCCCGGTGCTCTTGCCCATCACTTCCCCGATCTCCTTGTGCTTCATCCCCTCCGCGTAGCGCAGGATAAGGGCCTGCTGGCGCTCCTCCGGGAGGGTGCTCAACAGGGCGCGGATCTCGCGCCTCTCCTCCTCTCCCTCCACCTCCTCCTCGGGCGTGGGAGAGGTGTCCTGCAGGGGTTCCGTGGAATCAAGGTCCACGGTGCGGCGCCGTTTCGAGTTGCGATACCAGTTGGCCACGAGGTTGTGAGCTATACGCAGAAGCCAGGCAGAGAAGGGGATGCCCCGGTCCTGGTAACGGTCGAGATGGACGAGGGCGTGCAGGAAGACGCTCTCGGTGATGTCCTCGGCGTCTTCCGTGTTGCCAACGCGGTAATAGACATAGGTATACACCTTCTTGAGGTACTTGGTGTACAGGGCCTCGAAGGCCTCCCGCTCCTCTTTGGCCTTGCGGACCAGGGCACCGTCCTCATGGTGCGTCTTCTCGCTCGGGCTCCCGCTCGTCAACTGGCTCTCCCTTTCTCCATGACAGCTCCACATCCGTTATTATAAACACTCACGCCCACCCCTGGTTACCCACCCGCCTTCCCCCCCGCTCCGCCCGTAACCCATCAGTCCTCCCGCTCCGCCCCGTCTTTTCCTGTAGGGTGTGGGCCAGCATTTATACTGGCCCCGGTCGCCATTACAGATGGCTCCCGATCTGTAACCTGTAGGTCCTCCCGCTCCGCCCCGTCTCTTCCCCGTGGGGGGTCAGGCCTCGAGCCCTGCTGGATATGGGCATATTTTTTCAACGGAGGCTGGCAGCAAGACCAGAGAAGGGCCTGACCCCACTTTCCATTACCTGAGACCCGGCTTTCGGCAGAGCTAACCGCAAACGACTACCTACAACAGCACAATAATATGTTAGCATTGCCTTAAAAGGTCTCTATCAGGAGGTACAGATGGGAAACGTTCCCGGCGCCTATTGTCCTTTCCGCGTCTCCGCCATCGCGGGAGCCCTGTCGCCCTGTAACGACGAATGCTCTCTCTATATACCATCGTCCAAGATGCCGGCCCAGAAGAGCTGCGCCATATCCGTCCTGGGCATTTACGCCCTGCAGAGGATAATCTTCAAACAGCAGGATGAGACGGCGCCCCAGGGCCAGGGGCCGAGCATGCCGCCGCAGGCACAGTCCGAACTGTGAGCGACCGGAAACAGGCGGTAATAGCGCGATGAAAAGAGCGACAGTGCCCAAGCCCGGGGGGAAACTGCCCCACCACGTGGCCATCATCATGGACGGCAACGGGAGGTGGGCAGAGCGCCGCAACCTCCCGCGCATCGCCGGACACAAGGCCGGCGAGGAGTCCATAACGGAGATCGTACGCACGGCATCGGAATGGGGCCTGGGGGCGATAACCCTCTTTGCCTTCTCAACGGAGAACTGGAACCGCCCCGCCAATGAGGTCGAGTTCCTGATGAGCTTCAACCGCAACCTCCTCAACAACAGGGTGAACGAGTTCCACGAACGCAATATACACATACGGCACATGGGGCGCAGGGACAATATCCCCCGTTCCACCCTGCGGGCCATCGACAATGCCATGGAACTCACCAGGGACAACACGGGCATGACCTTGAACATCGCCTTCAACTACGGGGGCAGGGCCGAGATCGTCGACGCCGCACGCGGACTGGGCGCTGATATCTCTTCCGGCAAGGTCGCGCCGGATGAAGTGGATGAAGAGAAGTTCCGCTCCTATCTCTATGTGCCCGACGTCCCCGACCCGGACCTCCTGGTCCGCACGGCGGGAGAGATGCGTATAAGCAATTTCCTCTTATGGGAACTGGCCTATACGGAGCTGTACGTCACCGAGGTCCTCTGGCCCGATTTTCGCGCCCAGGACCTCGCGGACGCCATAACCGAGTTCCAATCGAGGGAACGCCGTTTCGGGAGCATCCAGGAGGAGTAGGCCGCCTTGGCCACCTACAAGGAAGAGGCGGTCGTCCTGCGCGCTCACGACCTGGGCGAGGCCGACCGCATATTGACCCTTATAACCGCCGGGCGCGGGCTGCGCCGCGCCGTGGCCAAGGGGATAAAGCGCACCAGGAGCAAGTTCGGAGGGCGCCTGGAGCCATTCACGCACCTCTCCGCCGTGCTCCATGAGGGCAGGAACCTGGATACGGTGGGACAGGCGGAGATCATCCGTTCCCATGCCCGCCTGCGAGCGGATTTCTCCAAGTTCCTCTACGGGGAGGCCATGCTCGAGATGATCGAGAAGTCCCTGCACGAGAACCAGAGCATCCCCCGCCTCTTCGACGCCCTCTGCTTGACCCTGGACATCCTGGAGGGCGACGTCTCCGACCCGGCGCTGCTCCTTGCCGCGTTCGAGCTCAAGGTTTGCGCCCTCATCGGCTACCATCCTCATCTGGACCACTGCCTGCATTGCGGGAGGAGGATCGAGGGGGAGCGCGTGTGCATGGACCTGTCCGGAGGCGGCATCAGCTGCGGCGCATGCTCCGGCGGGCTGGAGAGGCGCCTTGACGTCTCCCCCGAGAACCTGGCGCTCATGCGCAGCCTGCTGCGCGAGGACATGGCGACGGTGGCCTGCCGCGAGGAGAGCCCCCGTGCGTGCCGCGACGTGCTGATCACCGCTTTCCGCTTCTCCGAGAGCTTCCTCGACCGCCCCCTGAAGACACGGCAGGTGGTTCTGAGATACCTGAACGGCGGATAAAGACACGTCCGCCATTCTCTCCGCTTCAAAGAACCCGGGATTTCCCCGACTTTTTCTAAAACCCCAGCTAAATCGCTATTGACGCACTAATACCAAAGTAGTAGTGTAGTAATTGACCCCGAGAAGCTGGAGGCGAGACCAGCGGGGCGACTGGAAGGAAGAACCGGACGGCGCAAGCCGGATGGGGGAGCCGGAAGGGAGTTCTAAAGGACGAGCCAAGGGTTACTCGGGGTCACTTTTTCCTTTCATTCAGCGAACCGCATCCGGAACAGCCCAGACCACCCGCTGCGGTGTCCACGGATACAATCCCCGCCCGGAAACCCGTGGTGTTCCGCTGCCAGCGTCCTGCCCATTAACCCCTATTAAAACATAGGGCCGCATCGGGACCAGCCCGGACCTCCGTCGATAGCATGTACGCGTTTAAACCTCCGCCAGGAGATGCGTGGTGTTCCGCTGCCAGCGATGGGGAGGCGATTTGGGTGTTGCCGATCCCTTTGCGTCCCGGGACAGAGCGTGGTCTCTGTTGCTTATGCCCTATGCGAGGGCATAAGAGAATATCGCAACGTCCGAACTGGTCCGGTCCTAGCCCTTATTCCATGGCAGGAGGCGGAGGTATTCGTGCAGGATCTCCGTGGCGGAGCTGGTCCCGATGCGGTTCGCCCCCGCTCTAACCATGGTGATGACCGCTGCCAGGTCGCGGATGCCCCCGCTGGCTTTTACCCCGAACCCCGGTCCCACCACCTCGCGCAGGAAAGCGACGTCCGCTGCGGTGGCGCCGGCGGGGCCGAACCCCGTCGAGGTCTTCACGAAATCCGCGCCGGCGTCCCTGGCCAGGAGGGCCCCCTGCCGCATGTCCTCCCGGTTCAGGTAACACGTCTCCAGGATCACCTTCACCACGATATGGCCTTCCCCCTTGCCGGTGTCGTAGCGCCGTGCGAGGCCGACCACGGCGGCGATATCCTCCCTTACCCTTTCATACCTGCGGGAGCGAAGGGCCGAGACGTTGATCACCATGTCCAGCTCGCCCGCCCCCTGCTGCAGTGCGAACACCGCCTCCGCCCGCTTGTCGTCGGTGGAGACGTACCCGAAAGGGAAGCCGATGGGCGCCCCCAGGGTCACGCCGCTGCCCTCCAGCTCCATGCGGGCCATTGGAAGGTAGTAGGACGGCACGAAAACGCTCCTGAAGCGCGCATCGGCCGCTTCGCGCAGGAATTCGAGATAGTCACGCTCCGCGGCCTCGGGACGCAGCATGGTGGCGTCGATAATGCGCAGGAGATGGCCCACTGTGGGGAACATCTCCAGTGATTCGTCCATGTCCATCTCCCGCTCTCAGATCATGGTTATACCCACCGCGAAGAAGACCGCCAGCCCCAGGATGTCCATGGCCGTGGCCAGGAAAGGCTGCGAGGCCTTGGAGGGGTCCCTGCCCATGGCCTTTAGCAGCAGGGGCAGCAGGGAACCGAAGAGGGATGCGCAGACCACCGTGCATGCCATGGCCACCCCCACGATGATGCCGAGGCGGGTATCTCCCTGTATGGACCAGGCGAAGACGGAGATTATGGCGCCACTACAAACGGCGATGACCAGACCGATGCCAAGCTCAGCCGCGGTAATCCTGATGTAACTCCGCCTTGCCGTCCCCTCACCCAGCACGTCCAGGGACATGCGCGCCGCGCTCTGCAGGGAGACCGTGCCCCCCATGGCGAGGATGGCGGGGATGAAAAAGACCAGCGCGATATGCTCCTGCATGGTATCGGAGAAGGCGCGTAGAATGCCCCCGGCGACCAGCAGCTCCAGGGCCAGGGCGATGAGCACCCACGGCAGCCTCCCCACGATGGCGGCGGTGAAGGGAGCGTGTGCCCTGCTCTCCTCCGCTTCCCAGCTCCCCGCCAGGCTGTAGATGTCCTCCCTGGCCTCCTCTTCCAGCACGTCCATGACGTCGTCGACGGTCACTATGCCCAGCAGCCTGCCCTCGCCGTCCACCACGGGCACCGCCAGGAGGTCGTAACGGTCGATCATCGATGCCACCTTCTCCTGGTCTTCATCGGGGCCCACAGACCTCACATTGCGGTGCATGGTCTCCCTGACCTGCGCCTCCGGGTCCGCGATGATCAGCTCGCGCAGGGAGCAGACGCCGGTTAGACGGTTCTTCTCATCGTGGAAATAGAGGTAGTAGATCATCTCCACGTTCTCAGGCGCCTCGCGCAGCCGCTCCAGCACCCCGGCCACGGTGAGCTCCTCGCTGAGGCGCATGGCCTCCGGGGTCATCAACCCGCCCGCCGTATCTTCGCCATGCGCGAGCAGGCGGCGAAGTTGACCCGCCTTGAGGGGGCTCATGGATGCGAGGATCCCCTCGGAGGTCTTGTCGGGCAGGTCAGCCAGGAGGTCCACGGCGTCGTCGGGGGGCATCTCGGAGATGATCCGCGTAGCGAGTCCGCGGGCGAGCCCCTGCATCACCTCTACCTGGCCGTCCTCGGACATCTCCAGGAGGGCATCGGACGATTCCCCGACGTCCCATGCCTTGAAGATCCGCAGCCTCTCGCCGTAAGGAACGCTCTCCAGGACCTCGGCCGCATCCGCCGGCTGCAGGCCGTCGAGGAGCGCCAGCGCCGCCTGCATCTTCCCCTGCCCCAGGAGGCCGCTCAGGCTCTCCCCCAGCACCCGGTTTCTCTCGTCCATCCCACCATGGCTCCTCGTTCGGGGCTCAATACCCCATCCTCTTCAACATCTCGGGCTTCTTCGACCAGTCTTTCTCCACCGCCACCTGCAGCCTGAGAAAGACCCTGTTCCCCAGCAGTGGCTCGATCTCCGCCCGTGCCCGGGTGCCTATCTCCT
The Actinomycetota bacterium genome window above contains:
- a CDS encoding TrkA family potassium uptake protein; amino-acid sequence: MHVVIMGCGRVGSRLARRLERQGHSVGVIDKDPRAFHLLDVDFKGIKVEGIGFDSEAMEKAGIQRADVFVAVSSGDNSNFVSCKIAKDHYRVPKVLARIYDPRRAQIYRRSGVPTVAPVAWATSKISDLIFLKQSYSRDTFGSGEVELIEFELPAMLEGRMVREFKISGEVHIVTIEREGGAFIPVSGTTLMKGDIINALVLRSSIPKFKKMFFMD
- a CDS encoding NAD-binding protein translates to MKALIVGGGMVGSFLADVLSQKNQVTLVEKEPDKVASLAERHKSARIVNEDGCEPWVLEFAGVSDADIVLAVTGDDEDNLVVSYLAKFEYEVPRIIARVNNPRNRWLYNKEFGVDVEVSAPDIIATIVEEETSLGEMITVMKLQSGDIALVEITVPADSRAVNHALSELALPPETLIVTVVREDAMRIPTADMVLQKGDKVLAITSMNNKTALEALLGH
- a CDS encoding cation diffusion facilitator family transporter; this translates as MRRTERAAIVAAVVYILLAIAMVLSAVLLVKSVAMFAGGIHTVVRAAACFLVFLGLRLSRRRSADFPLGLYKLENLVGVIVGLLILFGAYEVAKEAVELIGPESEAISDVWIPIMILVICAMLAGMLAWYKWHVGKGENSPSLKAEARHSLGSMCACLLLVLGLGMEEAGVPDMGAVVALLVVALLAWFGVSIALDGLKVLLDASVEKEVLEKVRSIAEGDGRISEVYEVEGRNSGSFRFIDLDLAVATHDLREANAVSRELEERIREEVENVDHITVEFSPETTRSRICAVPLADSGTSLAADLWKAKRLAILAIDPGGDRVAARRTLAIPHEKDMPGREIRLAAFVGMQGVDVLLEGGGRPGEAPAADRASMPCNGQETAMREARDVLSVYGVETFRLTAAMTLDDAEKEALERFSLAAREGGG
- a CDS encoding cation diffusion facilitator family transporter, which gives rise to MRKTEKAALVSSLASAGMAAAMLAAGSVSGSVAIIAMGIDSTVDVFASAAVFAGLRLSEHHTRSFPAGLYKLENLISVLIGLMILFTSYELIRESIDKIFRSGEELESVWLVLLVMAASTAVTLLVARYKRRIGREENSPSLVADAERSWGDVISGTAVMVGVSLEALGVPDMDAVAGLVVALYLAWEGIQVGLEGLRVLLDVSVEKDVLELAREAAQATPGVREVYDVLGRNSGSYRFLTVSVVPTSYDLRATGEVSARVREAVEEAVEKVDRVQVEFVAEMEGRALCAVPLLDDGVTIAGRLEDAVSFALLELDEGDKGVLSRDVTLNPYADDPGGGGVKTAAFLSLRGVDALFTRDSLHGRGAGYVLEENGVMLVEDPDAGDLAAAERALLSAVTANRGGGTGHGAVPGDEGGRA
- a CDS encoding CoA protein activase — its product is MKISWPHMGSLEFVMGSLFEEMGVDYVLPPPNSQRTLELGARHGPEFACFPLKTTLGNFIEAIENGADTLIMVAGRGPCRFGFYAETQRRILEEAGYEFTMVPLEFELSRIPATIRNLNRLKQGRSWASLYRAFKFALTKAHLIDRLERQALHQRYLDRDRGATTAALKRCYEMVWDTDSYASLAGVEEEGFALLQSVPRVEREEIKIGIVGEFYLVLEPFFNLNVEEQLGDLGAFVERNIYLTDWLRPSGERPVLGHHEHGSERLAAPYLTHKVGGEGMFTVGDTVLYNDLGFDGVVQLMPFTCMPETIAKSILPQVSRDLGIPVLSLVIDEMTGRAGVATRLEAFTDLARFRRRADGRETRLALQPV
- a CDS encoding acyl-CoA dehydratase activase-related protein is translated as MRVGIPGGLLYYRYGRLWNSFLRALGAEVVESGETTRSILTSGVSKAENESCLPVKVFYGHVLALKGEVDALFVPRLVSVKKRTHTCPKMLGLPDLARVAVGDAVPVISPTIDFQSGLWHNYRAVYALGRLFTVDPLRIIGAGVTAWREHRLYLERLTLGLDHKGALRGEADRLLCEGRELRVGVIGHHYNVYDTFTTMSLLERLGSMGVDVVTADMVPEKLRDEECKRLPKDIYWSYEQEIAGAILACTRHRLVDGIIFMISFPCGPDSIIRVLCEQENKAMGGVPMLTLIMDEHTGEGGFLTRIEAFVDMLRRKKSQSEEAWEAVAV
- the acpP gene encoding acyl carrier protein, which translates into the protein MDRKEVFALVRAALAEALELPEEEIKEGSLFEDDLEADSLDLVELLLEMEQRFGFKVSDEDAAEIETVGDAVDLILRKAAA
- a CDS encoding sigma-70 family RNA polymerase sigma factor, coding for MTSGSPSEKTHHEDGALVRKAKEEREAFEALYTKYLKKVYTYVYYRVGNTEDAEDITESVFLHALVHLDRYQDRGIPFSAWLLRIAHNLVANWYRNSKRRRTVDLDSTEPLQDTSPTPEEEVEGEEERREIRALLSTLPEERQQALILRYAEGMKHKEIGEVMGKSTGAVKVLIHRSLISLHRGLSEKEDGR